The following are from one region of the Nicotiana tabacum cultivar K326 chromosome 3, ASM71507v2, whole genome shotgun sequence genome:
- the LOC107774350 gene encoding SH3 domain-containing protein 3 — MDALRKQAFKLREQVAKQQQAVIKQFSTTGYESSDVMVVDEVEMRVHHQLDKLYKSTREKRDFQKEIVKAAEAFTAIGYKHIEAGTKLSEDCCKYGVENPNDEVLAKAASIYGDARKHAEKEVEDLNKLFFSQVLEPLRAMVAGSPLEDARHLAQRYSKMRQEAEIQAAEVSRRQARVREAPIPENVAKLHAAETKMQELKSNMAVLGKEAAAALAAVESQQERLTYQRLVAMVEAERLYHERVAVILGNIEAEIVSEKQRKEAAPPVATLPVNPPAHIPEKNKYFLAEAVHSFEAESEKELSLAVGDYVVVRKVTQSGWSEGECKGKAGWFPSEYVEKRQRVPTYNGAAEVY; from the exons ATGGATGCTTTGAGGAAGCAAGCTTTCAAGCTAAGAGAACAAGTCGCCAAACAGCAACAG GCAGTCATCAAGCAGTTTAGTACAACTGGTTATGAAAGTTCAGATGTTATGGTCGTTGATGAGGTAGAGATGCGAGTACATCACCAACTGGACAAGTTGTATAAGTCAACTCGTGAAAAAAGG GATTTTCAGAAAGAGATTGTTAAGGCAGCTGAAGCATTTACAGCTATAGGATACAAGCATATAGAAGCAG GAACTAAATTATCAGAAGATTGCTGCAAATATGGAGTTGAAAATCCCAATGACGAGGTGTTAGCTAAGGCTGCTTCTATTTACGGTGATGCTCGTAAACATGCAGAGAAGGAGGTTGAAGATCTAAACAAACTGTTCTTTAGTCAG GTACTAGAACCATTGAGAGCTATGGTAGCTGGTTCTCCCTTAGAGGACGCTCGTCATCTTGCGCAGCGTTACAGTAAAATGAGACAAGAGGCAGAGATACAG GCAGCCGAAGTTTCTAGAAGACAAGCTCGGGTGAGGGAAGCTCCCATCCCAGAGAATGTGGCAAAGCTGCACGCAGCAGAAACTAAAATGCAGGAACTCAAATCCAACATGGCAGTACTTGGTAAAGAAGCAGCGGCAGCATTAGCTGCTGTAGAATCACAGCAGGAGAGGCTTACATATCAGAGGCTTGTTGCAATG GTTGAAGCAGAAAGGCTTTATCATGAGAGAGTTGCTGTTATTCTGGGTAATATTGAAGCTGAG ATAGTTTCTGAAAAACAGCGAAAAGAGGCTGCTCCTCCTGTAGCCACACTTCCTGTAAACCCTCCAGCTCACATACCTGAGAAAAATAAATACTTTTTGGCTGAG GCGGTTCATTCTTTTGAAGCTGAATCAGAAAAGGAGCTTAGCTTGGCAGTGGGTGATTATGTTGTTGTTCGTAAG GTAACTCAATCAGGGTGGTCGGAAGGAGAATGCAAAGGCAAGGCAGGTTGGTTTCCATCTGAGTATGTGGAGAAACGGCAAAGAGTACCTACTTATAATGGAGCGGCTGAAGTTTACTGA